The following is a genomic window from Sulfuricella sp..
GGCGGAACGCTTCGCCCAGCAACTGGCGCACGAAATGGACAGCGGACGCACCTCCAACAGTTACAAGCGCGCCATTCTGGTGGCAGCACCAGCCTTTCTGGGCCTGCTCAAGGGCTGCATCAACAGCCACGTGAGCAAGCTGGTGAGCGAAGACGTGGAAAAGGATTACACCAAGGCCACCGAGAAAGAACTGGCTGGCCACCTAGAGAGCATCATTTTTCTCTGATACCTTTGAAAGTCCCCAGCGGCCTATGACTTCATAGGCCGCGCCCGCATCGGTCGTTACCGATTCCACCAGCACGAATTCATCAGCCGCCCACTCCAGAGCTTTCAGGGACGGCATCTCCACCTCATTGCAGCGGGCATTCCTGAGCAGCGTGACATGCGGCGCAAAAACGGGGCGATCGTCGAAAGCAAAGCCTGCGTTGCGCAAGCCGTCCTGCAGTTGAATAACCAGGTCCTGCAGCGCCTGCGGCGTTTCCTGCGGTGCCGCCCAGGCCACCCGGTTATGGCGCCACCAGCCGAGACGATCCAGCGTCATGGAAAAAGAGGGGCCAGACACCAGCCCGGCCACGGCACGCAGTTCGTCCAGTTGCGTTAGCGCCACGTTGCCCAGGAACACCAGGGTGAGATGCACGTTCGGCGCCCCCATGCGGCGCCCGCCACAAGCGGCGTGCAGCTGCTTGCCTGCCTGGTCCAGCGCGCGCCGCACCCCGGCATCCGGCCACAGGGCGAAAAACAGCCGGGCTGTCTGTCCACCCTCTCCCGGCACCTTCTTCAGCCTTTCATCAGCAGGCAGACCGCCTGCGCGGCAATGCCCTCGCCCCGACCGGTATAGCCCAGTTTTTCAGTGGTGGTCGCCTTGACGTTGACGACATCGGTGGACACCCCCAGGTCGGCGGCAATATTGGCCTCCATCTGCGGGATATGCGGCGCCATTCTGGGCGCCTGGGCGATGATCGTGGCATCCATATTCACCACATGGAAGCCCTGGAGCGCCACCAAGCGCATCACTTCGCGCAGCAGGTGGCGGCTGTCGATGCCCTTGAAGCGGGGATCCGTATCCGGGAAATGCCGCCCGATATCGCCCTGCCCCACCGCCCCCAGCAGCGCATCAGAGATGGCATGCAGCAGCACGTCGGCATCCGAGTGACCCGCCAGACCCAGCTGATAAGGGATTTCCACCCCGCCCATGACCAGCCTGCGCCCCTCCACCAGGGCATGCACATCGAAACCTTGACCGATTCTCATCTTGCCTCCTTTTGTAACAGCAATTCCGCCATTTCCAGATCCTGCGCGTAAGTCACCTTGAAATTCCGGCTATCGCCCAGGACCAGCCTGGGTTTCCGCCCCATCAGCTCCATCGCCTGCGCCTCGTCGGTGGGCACATGCCCCCCCGGCTGCGACAGGGCTTCAAGCAGGGCGCCATGACGAAACATCTGCGGGGTCTGCGCCTGCCACAGGCCGGCGCGCGGCTCGGTGTGGGCGACGTGCTGCGCGGCATCGGCGCGCTTCAGGGTGTCCGCCAGCGGCACGGCCAGAAGCCCGCCCACTTCGTCTGTCCCGCCTTCGGCGATCAGGCGCGCCAGGGCTTCCTCGCTCAGGCCGGGCCGGGCGGCATCGTGCACCAGTACCCAGTCGTCGGCGTCCACGTCATCCTGAATCGCCCGGAGGCCGTTGCGCACGCTCTCGAAACGTTCCGCCCCGCCGCAGAAAAGCGGCACCAGGGTGGGCGCAAAGGCTTCCCAGTCATAGCTGCCCCAGCGCTCGTCGTCACGCGCCAGCACCACGTACACCCGCTCGATTTCCCTGCAGCCGCACAGGCGGGCGATGGCGTAGTAAATCAGGGGGCGCCCCGCCACTTCCAGGTATTGTTTCGGTCTTGGCGCCCCCATGCGTGAACCGGAGCCGGCGGCGGGAATCAAAGCATAAAAGTTGGTCATCTATTGATCCGTAGAGTGTCAGGGGTATGATGGATTAAGGTCTTGGTCGTCCCCATTTTACTGTCACTCAAGGCAAGGAGGGGAAAGCATGAAAGAAGTCCGCCCCGCCGCCGTTGCCGGCGCTTTCTATCCCGGCGAGCCCGGCATTCTGAAACACGACATCCAGGCCATGCTGGCCGCAGTCGCCGCGCCTGCTGAAGACGCCACGCCGCCCAAGGCCCTGATTGTA
Proteins encoded in this region:
- the ispF gene encoding 2-C-methyl-D-erythritol 2,4-cyclodiphosphate synthase; amino-acid sequence: MRIGQGFDVHALVEGRRLVMGGVEIPYQLGLAGHSDADVLLHAISDALLGAVGQGDIGRHFPDTDPRFKGIDSRHLLREVMRLVALQGFHVVNMDATIIAQAPRMAPHIPQMEANIAADLGVSTDVVNVKATTTEKLGYTGRGEGIAAQAVCLLMKG
- the ispD gene encoding 2-C-methyl-D-erythritol 4-phosphate cytidylyltransferase, with product MTNFYALIPAAGSGSRMGAPRPKQYLEVAGRPLIYYAIARLCGCREIERVYVVLARDDERWGSYDWEAFAPTLVPLFCGGAERFESVRNGLRAIQDDVDADDWVLVHDAARPGLSEEALARLIAEGGTDEVGGLLAVPLADTLKRADAAQHVAHTEPRAGLWQAQTPQMFRHGALLEALSQPGGHVPTDEAQAMELMGRKPRLVLGDSRNFKVTYAQDLEMAELLLQKEAR
- the thpR gene encoding RNA 2',3'-cyclic phosphodiesterase, whose protein sequence is MPGEGGQTARLFFALWPDAGVRRALDQAGKQLHAACGGRRMGAPNVHLTLVFLGNVALTQLDELRAVAGLVSGPSFSMTLDRLGWWRHNRVAWAAPQETPQALQDLVIQLQDGLRNAGFAFDDRPVFAPHVTLLRNARCNEVEMPSLKALEWAADEFVLVESVTTDAGAAYEVIGRWGLSKVSEKNDAL
- a CDS encoding host attachment protein, with the translated sequence MSTTWILVANASIARLYANHGPKKGLQLIKELAHPESREKAANLVSDRPGHNPGAGDGHGSFVPATSPKHNEAERFAQQLAHEMDSGRTSNSYKRAILVAAPAFLGLLKGCINSHVSKLVSEDVEKDYTKATEKELAGHLESIIFL